From Heliomicrobium modesticaldum Ice1, a single genomic window includes:
- a CDS encoding DEAD/DEAH box helicase has product MRDTLFPFQETALAELHEKINKAHLMWSERDPQVISFSAPTGSGKTIIMTTLFEEILYGSADHIGEPDSVFIWLSDSPELNEQTRLKIESKSDKIRVRDLVTIDSTFSAEYFEGGRIYFLNTQKLGSDKLLTGTSDTRQYSIWETLTNTARRNPKQLYVVIDEAHRGTFTSVQAENKAQSIMQKFIKGSRDDGLCVMPLVIGVTATPQRFDNLIAGTTSTVQKVIVPPEEVRESGLLKDRIIIHYPDIQLSADMTMFKGAVDNWLKMCTHWKAYCEREDEKMINPILVVQVEDGNEREVTHTDLGACIDLLEEALGRKLLPGEVVHTFNDRGTIKVRDVDIQQIEASRIEDEENVKVVFFKMNLSTGWDCPRAETMMSFRSAQDYTYIAQLLGRMIRTPLARRISSDAELNSVSLFLPYFDEDTVKNVVNALRDSEAIIPTETGTNKELVTLGRNLAYADVFDAMDKLITYRVDSSRKQAPLKLLIQLSRALTMDGIDLGAQKSVKNAVLSKMDEEIARIKESGDFASRAAAITGFPLGTLIFEYGDNAYSFDETTQTMTVSEFDISRHFEQAGKLLGEGLHKEYWIRHSTRDHIDIKKEIIVLTSDTDAMERIDTYAEKEFINLYENNKRAIAKLNEARKIVYERLINASAQPIAVPWVLPDSIDFSVSDDSIKLEQHLFCSEDGIFQATLNPWESGVVAEELNNGAVCWLRNLDRKKWSLEIPYEVGGITTSMFPDLVIVRADAQGYIFDILEPHDPSRKDNYPKAVGLAKFAEKHWDVFGRIQLIRQKRGVDGRDHFYRLDMSKTPVRNRVRGITSNEELDRIFDENAERED; this is encoded by the coding sequence ATGAGGGATACACTATTTCCATTTCAGGAAACGGCTCTTGCCGAATTGCATGAAAAAATCAATAAGGCACACTTGATGTGGAGCGAACGTGACCCGCAAGTGATTTCCTTTTCCGCGCCTACAGGTTCGGGTAAAACCATCATCATGACCACACTTTTTGAGGAAATTCTATATGGAAGTGCAGATCACATAGGTGAGCCAGATTCAGTATTTATTTGGCTTTCCGATTCACCCGAACTCAATGAACAAACACGACTAAAAATCGAAAGCAAGTCTGATAAAATCCGTGTGCGGGACTTAGTGACTATCGATTCAACCTTTAGCGCCGAGTATTTTGAAGGCGGCCGCATCTATTTTCTGAACACACAAAAACTCGGTTCTGACAAGCTGCTGACAGGAACGTCTGATACGCGGCAGTATTCTATTTGGGAGACGCTCACTAATACTGCCAGACGTAACCCAAAGCAGCTTTATGTGGTGATTGATGAGGCACATAGAGGCACATTCACATCCGTTCAGGCGGAGAACAAGGCGCAGTCCATTATGCAGAAATTCATCAAAGGAAGCAGGGACGACGGGCTTTGCGTCATGCCCCTGGTTATCGGTGTAACCGCAACACCCCAGAGATTTGATAACTTAATCGCTGGAACGACATCGACAGTTCAAAAAGTCATCGTTCCGCCTGAGGAAGTGCGTGAGTCAGGGCTTTTGAAAGACAGAATCATCATTCACTACCCAGACATTCAGCTGAGTGCCGATATGACCATGTTCAAAGGTGCAGTAGATAATTGGCTTAAAATGTGCACTCACTGGAAAGCTTACTGTGAGCGCGAAGACGAAAAAATGATAAATCCTATTCTTGTTGTTCAGGTTGAGGACGGCAACGAGCGTGAAGTAACCCATACTGATTTGGGTGCTTGCATTGATTTACTGGAGGAAGCACTGGGACGCAAATTACTGCCCGGCGAAGTAGTACATACATTCAATGACCGCGGCACGATTAAAGTCCGTGACGTTGATATTCAGCAAATTGAAGCCTCCCGAATTGAGGACGAGGAAAATGTAAAGGTCGTGTTCTTCAAAATGAACCTTTCCACAGGTTGGGACTGCCCACGTGCTGAAACGATGATGTCATTCCGCAGTGCGCAGGACTACACTTATATTGCGCAGCTTTTGGGACGCATGATTCGTACTCCCTTGGCAAGAAGGATTTCCTCCGATGCTGAGCTTAATAGTGTAAGTCTATTTCTTCCGTACTTTGATGAAGATACAGTGAAGAATGTGGTCAATGCTTTACGTGACAGTGAAGCGATTATTCCTACAGAAACAGGTACTAACAAAGAGCTTGTTACACTTGGGCGCAATCTTGCCTATGCTGATGTGTTTGATGCAATGGATAAACTTATCACATATCGGGTGGATTCGTCCCGCAAGCAGGCACCGCTCAAATTGTTAATACAGCTTTCCCGCGCGCTGACAATGGATGGCATTGACTTGGGAGCACAGAAATCTGTAAAAAATGCGGTTTTATCAAAAATGGATGAGGAGATTGCACGGATAAAAGAAAGCGGAGACTTTGCCAGCCGGGCGGCTGCAATCACCGGATTTCCTCTTGGGACGCTGATATTTGAATATGGAGACAATGCCTATTCCTTTGATGAGACGACACAGACTATGACGGTATCCGAATTTGATATTTCCCGGCATTTTGAACAAGCCGGAAAGCTCTTGGGAGAGGGCTTGCATAAGGAGTATTGGATCCGGCACAGTACCCGCGACCATATCGATATAAAAAAAGAAATTATTGTTCTCACAAGTGATACGGACGCTATGGAGCGGATAGATACCTATGCGGAGAAAGAATTTATTAATCTTTACGAAAACAACAAACGCGCCATCGCAAAGCTGAACGAAGCGCGAAAGATTGTCTATGAAAGATTAATCAATGCTTCAGCCCAACCGATAGCTGTACCGTGGGTATTGCCGGATTCAATCGATTTCTCTGTATCGGATGATAGCATTAAGCTTGAACAGCACCTCTTTTGCTCTGAGGACGGGATATTCCAAGCAACGCTGAACCCCTGGGAAAGCGGAGTTGTTGCAGAAGAGCTGAACAATGGTGCTGTTTGCTGGCTTCGTAATCTCGACCGTAAAAAATGGTCACTTGAAATCCCGTATGAAGTCGGCGGTATAACCACTTCCATGTTCCCGGATTTAGTGATTGTCCGCGCCGATGCACAAGGGTACATTTTTGATATATTGGAACCGCATGACCCAAGTCGCAAGGATAATTACCCCAAGGCAGTGGGCTTAGCGAAGTTTGCTGAGAAGCATTGGGATGTTTTTGGACGGATTCAGTTGATTCGACAAAAACGAGGAGTAGATGGCCGCGACCATTTTTATCGCCTTGATATGTCGAAAACGCCTGTTAGAAATAGAGTGCGCGGCATTACTTCAAATGAAGAACTTGATAGAATTTTTGATGAAAATGCTGAGCGAGAGGATTAA
- a CDS encoding M56 family metallopeptidase: MSLLQDLFISIVNMSITASYVAIGIILVRLFLRKAPKVFSYILWIPVLFRLVCPFSFGSAFSFFNLINLNAKQGIGVSEFVPQNIGLMHTPAIQSGIGSIDSAANASLPPAIPVASVNPMQIWMAVFSLIWIFGVIALLVYSIVSYVKIKRKLQTAIRVEANVFETDAIGTAFVCGFIRPKIYVPANIGDANLSYILEHERTHIRRKDYLIKPLAFLALILHWFNPLMWLCFALMSRDMEMSCDESVLHRLGDSAKGGYSNSLLTLSVKRKGLLAANPLAFGESYVKTRIKNILNFKKPAFWVIMVAVVAVCGAAIAFAANPSESAAYISEDYKISFKYPSYWKLNPNFVERYEGEDGFFQVGAINGESLSIDEVTKNDAFHKLNPYGSDPKIVKRLVDGQEARLILPSADQPEEMKNQAGLIVKYPDAVKINGSLYHYLILWADEAHIEQIGNTLTFLKKQIGDEKSSDRIASLIEENLATIMSSPKNSPNPQDYINAHQAEYNAILALETQALPYLIDILESGDKGLRGHIAATLCEDIVKKLLDENKDVDPETEKIIKEALMAVDKWNTTKGNKSQEVVMPEFTKEEVAAARAVVEEYYRAVAAKDAEAILATMYPREGRTLERVKSGNVQLFGTEKRTLLSIDYDSQDSMRKSYKSGGKFVEPENIIVFKVSFNIDYPDKVTGPWNKGVYENWSMILIRDDKNSPWLIYDQGY, translated from the coding sequence ATGAGCTTGTTGCAAGATTTATTTATATCTATTGTGAACATGAGTATCACTGCATCATATGTAGCTATTGGCATTATTCTTGTCCGCCTGTTTTTAAGAAAAGCGCCGAAGGTTTTTTCCTATATTCTTTGGATACCGGTGCTTTTCCGTCTTGTATGCCCATTTTCTTTCGGTTCAGCTTTTAGCTTTTTCAATCTGATAAACCTGAATGCGAAGCAAGGAATCGGAGTATCTGAGTTTGTACCGCAGAATATAGGGTTGATGCATACGCCTGCGATTCAGTCCGGCATTGGCAGCATTGACAGCGCGGCGAATGCTTCTCTGCCTCCCGCTATTCCGGTGGCAAGCGTGAATCCCATGCAAATATGGATGGCTGTTTTTAGCCTTATTTGGATTTTTGGCGTTATTGCCCTGCTGGTTTATAGTATTGTTTCTTATGTAAAAATTAAAAGAAAACTTCAGACTGCGATTCGTGTGGAGGCCAATGTCTTTGAAACTGATGCCATCGGCACAGCCTTCGTATGCGGCTTTATCCGCCCGAAAATCTATGTGCCTGCAAACATTGGAGATGCCAACCTGTCCTATATACTGGAGCACGAGCGTACACATATCCGCAGGAAGGATTATCTGATAAAGCCGCTTGCTTTTCTTGCACTCATCCTTCACTGGTTCAATCCGCTCATGTGGCTGTGTTTTGCGCTCATGAGCCGGGACATGGAGATGTCCTGCGATGAGAGCGTGCTGCATAGGCTGGGTGACAGCGCAAAGGGCGGCTATTCAAATTCCCTCCTAACACTATCGGTGAAAAGAAAAGGGCTTTTGGCGGCGAATCCTTTAGCATTCGGCGAGAGCTATGTAAAAACCAGAATAAAAAATATACTCAATTTTAAGAAACCTGCATTTTGGGTCATAATGGTTGCGGTTGTGGCTGTTTGCGGGGCTGCGATTGCTTTTGCCGCAAATCCATCTGAAAGTGCAGCATACATATCTGAGGACTATAAAATCTCCTTTAAATATCCGTCTTATTGGAAATTAAATCCCAACTTTGTTGAAAGATATGAAGGAGAAGATGGCTTTTTCCAGGTCGGAGCAATTAATGGCGAAAGTTTGTCAATCGATGAAGTAACGAAGAATGACGCATTTCACAAGCTGAATCCTTACGGTTCCGATCCGAAAATTGTTAAACGCCTGGTTGATGGACAGGAGGCAAGGCTCATTTTGCCTTCGGCCGACCAGCCAGAAGAGATGAAAAATCAGGCGGGATTGATTGTAAAATACCCGGACGCTGTTAAAATAAACGGTTCTCTGTACCATTACCTTATTTTATGGGCTGATGAGGCACATATAGAACAGATCGGCAATACATTAACTTTCTTGAAAAAACAGATAGGAGATGAAAAAAGCTCCGATAGAATTGCAAGCCTAATAGAGGAAAATCTTGCTACAATTATGTCCTCGCCTAAAAATTCTCCCAATCCTCAGGACTATATCAATGCCCATCAAGCAGAATATAATGCGATTCTTGCATTAGAAACCCAAGCTTTACCTTATCTTATTGACATACTTGAAAGCGGGGATAAAGGGTTGCGGGGCCACATTGCCGCGACCCTTTGCGAAGATATTGTAAAGAAGTTATTGGATGAAAACAAGGATGTTGATCCTGAAACAGAAAAAATAATCAAAGAAGCCCTAATGGCTGTTGATAAATGGAATACTACAAAGGGAAATAAATCGCAAGAGGTCGTCATGCCGGAGTTTACGAAAGAAGAAGTGGCCGCAGCCCGCGCGGTTGTGGAGGAATACTATCGCGCTGTTGCAGCAAAGGATGCGGAGGCAATACTTGCAACGATGTACCCGAGGGAGGGCCGTACGCTTGAGAGGGTAAAAAGCGGCAATGTCCAGCTCTTCGGTACGGAAAAACGCACACTTTTAAGCATTGATTATGATTCCCAGGATAGTATGCGTAAAAGCTACAAGTCTGGCGGGAAATTTGTTGAACCGGAAAACATTATAGTTTTCAAGGTGAGCTTTAATATAGATTATCCCGACAAAGTTACAGGGCCTTGGAATAAGGGAGTCTATGAAAACTGGAGCATGATACTAATACGGGATGATAAAAACAGCCCATGGCTTATTTATGACCAGGGGTATTAA
- a CDS encoding BlaI/MecI/CopY family transcriptional regulator, which translates to MEKYKLFDAEYKFVSIIWDNEPINSTELVKLCADKLGWKKSTTYTVLKKLCERGILQNKDATVTSLVKREDVQRYESRAVLEKTFDGSLPKFLTAFLSGRKLSEQEAEELKRIIEEAVK; encoded by the coding sequence ATGGAAAAATATAAGCTGTTTGATGCGGAATATAAATTTGTCAGTATAATCTGGGACAACGAACCGATCAATTCCACTGAGCTTGTAAAGTTATGCGCTGATAAACTCGGCTGGAAAAAGTCAACCACCTACACTGTATTAAAAAAGCTTTGCGAGCGCGGTATTCTGCAAAACAAGGATGCGACCGTTACTTCATTGGTTAAGCGTGAAGATGTGCAGAGATATGAAAGCAGAGCCGTGTTGGAAAAAACATTTGACGGGTCGCTGCCGAAATTTCTGACTGCCTTCCTGAGCGGCCGTAAGCTTTCCGAACAGGAGGCCGAGGAACTGAAGCGGATTATAGAGGAGGCGGTGAAATGA
- a CDS encoding ADP-ribosylglycohydrolase family protein, translating to MLGAIIGDIVGSRFEFNNHRDKDFDLFAEGCFATDDSIMTLAVAKAIMETEKSIEPSISGYGSNGDYHQLLGKLTVKYMQEIGRKYPDCGYGGMFARWVFSDNPEPYLSFGNGAAMRISPAGFAARTESEAASLSETITSVTHNHEEGIKGAEAVSVAVYMARRGFLKSEIRDRISKDYYPLDFTIDEIRPTYKFNETCQETVPQAIDCFLESKSFEDAIRIAISLGGDSDTIAAITGAIAEAYYGVPNDIRDKALSYLDDELRAIYDEWEVFIGKDGSRFNLLTKYIGKLSPTVSTVSDYIHEPPYEVLFHEFYDEFMHFIETNYPQYCKDGVFYTSILRGKNFNEAEVAKGNVDALDALTVLAIIHRELISGCHWNYNEIDSFKEAKFVKWLKRLKDIDWQATPKKLSEVYFEIGGYGGYDIYHLLFTDKRAFLFTGKFLTEAQPQKRYSVRETEQLIAEWNNIHTEYWKSGYPQEGEMLICDGTQWSLFVRYEGSHGLMYGGDNTYPENWEALLALFGIEYDDEDDDYDDDEKPGRKIGEVIYCSVSFGEDGNTYYYQTEDESIKVGDRVIVPVGSNNAERIAIVEGIEYFEPAKVPFPIDKTKHIIGKRPDKEDRML from the coding sequence ATGCTCGGAGCAATTATCGGCGACATTGTAGGGTCGCGTTTCGAATTCAATAACCACAGGGATAAGGACTTTGACCTGTTCGCTGAAGGCTGCTTTGCAACCGACGACAGCATAATGACCCTCGCCGTCGCAAAGGCAATCATGGAAACTGAAAAAAGCATTGAGCCGTCGATAAGTGGTTACGGTTCAAATGGTGACTATCACCAGTTGCTTGGTAAACTAACGGTAAAATATATGCAAGAAATTGGACGTAAGTATCCGGACTGCGGTTACGGTGGAATGTTTGCCCGCTGGGTGTTCAGTGATAATCCGGAGCCGTATTTAAGCTTCGGTAATGGAGCGGCTATGCGCATTAGCCCTGCCGGGTTTGCTGCTCGTACCGAATCAGAAGCTGCCAGTCTTTCAGAAACAATAACCTCAGTCACGCACAATCATGAGGAAGGTATCAAAGGCGCGGAAGCAGTTTCGGTCGCTGTTTACATGGCGCGCCGCGGCTTCCTGAAAAGCGAAATCCGAGACAGAATCTCAAAAGACTACTATCCACTTGATTTTACTATTGATGAGATACGCCCGACTTATAAATTCAATGAGACCTGTCAGGAAACCGTGCCGCAAGCTATTGACTGCTTCCTTGAATCAAAGTCGTTCGAGGACGCTATTCGCATAGCAATATCACTTGGCGGCGACAGCGACACAATAGCCGCAATAACGGGAGCAATTGCTGAAGCGTATTACGGTGTACCGAATGATATCCGGGATAAAGCTTTGAGCTATTTGGACGATGAACTCCGGGCAATCTATGACGAATGGGAAGTTTTTATCGGCAAGGACGGTTCTCGCTTCAATTTACTGACAAAATATATCGGAAAGCTGTCACCGACAGTATCAACCGTTAGCGATTACATACATGAACCGCCGTATGAAGTACTATTTCATGAATTTTATGATGAATTTATGCATTTTATCGAGACAAACTATCCGCAATATTGCAAAGACGGAGTTTTTTATACTTCCATCCTGCGGGGTAAAAACTTCAATGAAGCCGAAGTAGCCAAAGGAAATGTTGATGCTCTTGATGCGCTTACCGTGTTGGCAATCATCCATAGAGAGCTCATTTCCGGATGTCACTGGAACTACAACGAGATTGACTCATTCAAAGAAGCGAAATTCGTCAAATGGCTTAAGCGCCTTAAGGATATTGACTGGCAGGCGACGCCTAAGAAACTCTCTGAAGTTTACTTTGAAATAGGCGGATACGGCGGCTATGATATTTACCATCTTTTGTTTACCGATAAAAGAGCATTTCTGTTTACCGGAAAGTTTCTGACGGAGGCGCAACCCCAGAAGCGGTATTCCGTTCGAGAGACAGAGCAGCTTATTGCTGAATGGAACAACATCCATACGGAGTATTGGAAGTCCGGGTATCCGCAAGAGGGCGAAATGTTAATCTGTGACGGCACTCAGTGGTCGCTGTTTGTGCGCTATGAGGGTTCTCACGGGTTGATGTACGGCGGTGACAATACTTATCCGGAGAACTGGGAGGCACTCCTCGCCTTGTTCGGAATAGAGTATGACGATGAAGATGATGACTATGACGACGATGAAAAGCCTGGACGCAAGATAGGTGAAGTCATCTATTGCAGTGTTTCGTTCGGTGAGGACGGCAATACATACTATTACCAAACCGAAGACGAGAGTATTAAGGTTGGGGATAGAGTGATTGTGCCGGTTGGCTCGAACAACGCTGAGCGGATCGCTATCGTTGAAGGAATTGAATACTTTGAACCGGCTAAAGTTCCGTTTCCTATAGATAAGACAAAACACATTATAGGAAAACGACCTGATAAGGAGGACCGTATGCTATAG
- a CDS encoding DUF262 domain-containing protein yields the protein MSFQTPLTINEVITDIHAKKYLLPSIQREFVWSQEQIKKLFDSLMRDYPINAFLFWKVPKEKASDFKFYEFLRDYHKKDNRHNPKANISGSDDVMAVLDGQQRLTSLYISLKGTYADKLPYKRWDNPQAYPKKKLYLNLLSRPEDEDFEYDFEFLTDTEAKANDDNHHWFPVGKILDLKEQDEVNDYLLESGLLSTPDKEKGKFANRALFKLHKVIHVNPIISYYLEQSAELDKVLNIFIRVNSGGTTLSYSDLLLSFATAQWENRDAREEINDFVDEINEIGHGFNINKDAVLKACLVLCDMEDITFKVDNFNRTNMLKIESEWDNITKAIRDALTLISSFGFSRENITSNNLIIPVAYYLKTIGLPNNFEISTSRIEDRRNIKQWFVSSLLKRVFSFSPDGVLKPVRDIIKQYGSNGFPLEKIIERFKGTNRTLQFTEDDINNLLYSKYGQGDTLVILSILYPWADLRHNFHVDHIFPKSEFTAKRLAAKGVPQSKINDFIENCNYIGNLQLLENIPNIEKKAMDFDKWLSKKVPAGELADYKKKHYIPDVDLSFGNFDVFLEEREKLLLEKLKKELQ from the coding sequence ATGTCGTTTCAAACGCCGCTAACTATCAATGAGGTTATAACAGACATTCATGCAAAAAAATATCTTTTGCCGTCCATACAAAGGGAATTTGTATGGAGTCAAGAGCAAATCAAAAAATTATTTGACAGTCTTATGCGTGATTATCCTATCAACGCATTTTTATTTTGGAAGGTCCCGAAAGAGAAGGCATCTGACTTCAAGTTCTATGAATTTCTGCGGGATTATCACAAAAAGGATAATCGTCACAACCCAAAAGCAAATATTAGCGGCAGCGACGATGTTATGGCAGTGCTGGATGGTCAACAACGGCTGACATCGCTTTATATCTCCTTGAAAGGGACATATGCTGATAAGTTGCCATATAAACGCTGGGACAATCCCCAGGCATACCCAAAGAAAAAATTATATTTGAATCTGCTTTCAAGGCCGGAAGATGAGGACTTTGAATATGATTTTGAGTTTCTTACCGATACGGAAGCGAAAGCAAATGATGATAACCATCACTGGTTTCCTGTCGGCAAAATACTGGATTTAAAAGAACAGGACGAAGTAAATGATTACCTGCTTGAGTCGGGCTTATTGTCAACTCCCGATAAAGAAAAAGGGAAATTTGCGAATCGAGCGTTATTCAAGCTACATAAGGTAATCCATGTAAATCCTATAATCAGTTACTACTTGGAGCAAAGTGCGGAACTTGACAAGGTGCTGAATATTTTTATTCGCGTAAACAGCGGAGGAACTACTCTCAGTTATTCCGACCTCTTGCTATCTTTTGCGACGGCACAGTGGGAGAATCGGGATGCCCGTGAGGAAATAAATGATTTTGTCGATGAGATAAACGAAATCGGGCATGGCTTTAACATCAACAAGGATGCTGTCCTGAAAGCATGTCTCGTTTTGTGTGATATGGAGGATATCACATTTAAGGTAGATAATTTCAACCGCACCAATATGCTGAAAATAGAAAGCGAATGGGATAACATTACAAAGGCAATCCGTGATGCACTGACGCTGATTAGCAGCTTTGGATTCAGTCGGGAGAACATCACATCAAATAACCTGATAATCCCGGTTGCCTATTACTTGAAAACTATTGGCTTACCAAACAACTTTGAAATATCCACTTCAAGGATTGAGGATAGGCGCAATATTAAACAGTGGTTTGTATCTTCATTACTTAAACGAGTATTCAGTTTTTCACCCGACGGTGTATTAAAACCGGTTCGAGACATAATCAAACAATACGGATCAAACGGATTCCCATTGGAGAAAATCATTGAACGCTTCAAAGGTACTAACAGAACTCTGCAATTTACCGAGGACGACATAAACAATCTGCTGTATTCGAAGTACGGACAGGGTGATACTTTGGTAATTCTTTCAATATTATACCCCTGGGCTGATTTGCGGCATAATTTTCATGTTGACCATATTTTCCCCAAAAGTGAATTTACTGCCAAGCGGCTGGCTGCTAAAGGCGTCCCTCAAAGCAAAATAAACGATTTTATCGAAAACTGCAACTATATTGGCAATCTGCAATTATTGGAGAATATCCCTAATATTGAAAAGAAGGCTATGGATTTTGATAAATGGCTTAGTAAAAAGGTTCCTGCTGGAGAACTTGCAGATTATAAAAAGAAACACTATATACCGGATGTTGATTTGTCATTTGGTAATTTCGATGTTTTTCTTGAGGAAAGAGAAAAACTGTTACTTGAAAAACTTAAAAAGGAGTTGCAGTAA
- a CDS encoding RNA polymerase sigma factor, giving the protein MLPIYLAMLDGDDEKSKFESLYLTYRKLMFHVANGILNDEGLAEDAVHQAFLKILENFDKVGEISCHKTRNYVVIIVRNVAINMYNSRKRYSAVPIEEAVFCAAGDLPEQTENLDSLTKAVLKLPVIYKDALKLKYVQEFSNAEIAEMLGISEAAVRKRLERARRMLEEILGMEGNSDDD; this is encoded by the coding sequence ATGCTCCCGATATATCTGGCGATGCTTGATGGCGATGACGAAAAGAGCAAATTCGAATCGCTTTACCTTACATACAGAAAGCTCATGTTCCACGTCGCAAACGGTATTCTGAACGACGAGGGCCTCGCGGAGGACGCGGTGCATCAAGCGTTTCTAAAAATACTTGAGAATTTCGATAAGGTGGGCGAAATTTCCTGTCACAAAACGAGGAACTACGTTGTTATTATTGTTAGGAACGTTGCCATCAACATGTATAACAGCCGGAAAAGGTATTCTGCCGTTCCGATTGAGGAAGCTGTGTTTTGCGCCGCCGGAGATCTCCCGGAGCAAACGGAAAATCTGGATAGCCTCACAAAGGCCGTGCTGAAGCTGCCCGTCATATATAAAGACGCACTGAAGCTGAAATACGTCCAGGAGTTTTCGAACGCGGAAATAGCGGAGATGCTTGGTATTTCCGAGGCGGCGGTCAGAAAGCGGCTCGAGCGCGCGAGGCGCATGCTTGAGGAAATTCTGGGAATGGAGGGAAACTCTGATGACGATTAA